The window TGTACTTCTGCTGTTAACACACTCTGTAACTATTTGTCTTTAATTGCTTTATCTCTAAGTATTTTAGGGATTTTGCCAGTGTTCAGAATATCACACCGCTGCTTTTAAGAGCATTCCTCAGAACCTGATGTATCCGAGAGAATGTAACACACTTAGGATTTTTCTCACTTAATAGGAAGGGctgaaaacatttgtaaaagATGCCAcaattttccagaaataaaaaatgcctCAATTACAAACAACATCCAAACTTGCAAATTCTCACTCTCTCCAAAACAATAACTGGGCTGTTGTAAGAGTACAAATAACTACTTAGAGGAGTAAAGTTCTATCAAGGTATGAATAAATTTTTGAAGGATGGGATGCTTGAGTCCTGAGCTagaccttttctttctgttactaCATTATTCCTGTTAACAGCAGCTCTCCGTTGAAATGCAGTTTCCAGAAATAGCTATAACAAAGAGTGAGGTGAGGGACAACAGAATACATCTGGGAGCTATGATCAAAACCATTTTTGTGTGGAGTTTGCAGAGCTGGAATAGTAATTAAAAGAGCTCAGATGTCCAAGGGCTTTTGAGCTGAACTGTGGACGTGAGGACTGGGAACAGCTTGAAACTAATAAATCTTGGGATCTGACACTGTCACTGTCCATGGGATATTTTTCATACCTGATATTCCCTGACTCTGGCTCCAGTCCCTACACAAGGCATTATCCATCCCAAGAGAAAATCTCCCAGAAATTAGATCAGGCTCCTAAATCCTGCAGAACCACGGGGTGGGATAAGCAGGATGTTGTTGCTCCTGAACCACCCGATCCAACGTACGTTCCCGTTCACATACTCGAGGTTGAATCGACCCTTAAAGCACAATGAGGTACCCACAGGGTCAGCTTGTAAACACGGAGGAAGACAAAGCCCTCGCCTCCAGGAACGCGCAACCCACAATGAATTTGATGGTTACAATAAAAGTACAGGGAACCAACATTAAAAGACACCACGGTGGGAAAGAGTGCTGGcattgaaaaagtaatttaactGGGAACGGCAGAGGAGAGCTTTGTAGGATGGAGGAGGCTGCTCCAAGCACAAGGACTGAAGAAACACTTTTACAAGCGCAGGCACGTGCCCAACCACCGCACATCCCTCTGGGTTCACTGTCCTGTCACTTATGTGTCCCATGTGTTACAGGGGCCGGACATCCGGGTTGCCCTCTGCTCTTGAACAGAGAAACCAGCCACAAAAATGATGTCTTTCAAagttctctctctgctcctcGCCTCTCTGGGCTTTGTTTTGATGGAAGAGAACGTCTCGGGGTAAGTGTTTTGGAAAGCTCACTGTGTATTTTGAGCCTTTTCCAGCTCCCCACTGGAGGCAAATGGACTCTTTCCATTGGCACCTCGGTTAGTAGGTGAGAACATGAGTCCTGAGGTAGATCTCAGATAATAGAGACATCTGAGTGTACAGAGATGAGCAAGTGATAAGAGAGACATCAAACTAAAGCCCTGAGCTTTTGAGCCAGAGCCAGCAACTCCCAAGCTTTCCCTACAACCTTCATGGCTTTGGGTTAGGAGGAACAAGCTGGAAGTCAACCAGGAAGAGAAGGTTGGCTGAGAACTAGAAATAAGATGTAATCACCTCACATGAATGAGGTTAGGGGAGCATCCAATATTTGGAAGCTTCTGAAAATATGAAGAGTTACACAAAGCAGGTCTATAATAAAgactttccctctctttccctgaCTTCTGCTGCAAAACTTCCAACTACCACCTGAGAATATCCAAAAGAATCCTTATtagagcagcaggagctgctgaaatCCCAGCTAATAGCACTAAAAAAGGATCAGCCTTGAAATCCTTTGCTAACTTTGGTAGCCACTGACTATGTCTACACTGTCAGATCAGTACTGGTCCACAGTCAGCCCTTGCCTCCTGCTACCCACCCCTGGGCTTCTCGAGGACACAGGGAAAGGTTTCCTTGGCCCGAGGTGTGCAGCTCACTGGAGGAGGCAGCCTGAGCACTCTTGGTGCCTTAGCTTGGAGCCAAAGTCTGTGTGAATCAGGCTATGGCAGGGAAAACCACACTGACTCCAGACTGTCAGCAAATCTCCTGAGCTCTCAAACCTGAGCTGCAATCGTGTTAGCAGCCAGCAGAATGGATGAGGAGCATGCTAGCCCCTTCCCTGGCCACCTCCTCCCGTTACAGCGCAGGAATAGTCACCTGCACTgagagatattaaaaacaatcACAAAACCTCACTGACTGCGGGGACCGCGCGGTCACCACGTGTGACCCAAGCACAACTGCACAGCACGTGCTCGTGCAGGACTCACTCCGTGTGTGTGTGCTCTTACCCCAGCGTAAGCGTGAGGATTCCCAGTGCCCGACCAGTGCAAAGACGCTACTCTGAGGCCACCCTGGCAAGCGATTACAGCCGCACGGTGGATAACATGCTGAAGAAGAACTTCGTGGAATGGTTGCTAGCCAGACGGGAGAAGAAAAGCGAGTAAGTGTGTAGGCTTTCAGTGCTCCTACGATCCAAACTCCCAGCTGTCGTCAGCCAACTGATGGCTGCAGAAGAATGTAGACCCGAGGATATTTTTCTTGGACGGCAGCAGTGATTCTCTAGGgagttggttttcttttttcttttattttcctaagtCCTAGCAATGTTTCTGGTCTGTCGGCACACAGCACAACTATCCCTCTCCCTGTCCAAGAACGCCTTCTTCTCTGGCTGGTGGTAGATGGAGCGGGAGGGAAGCTGGGTTTtgtggaaaagcagcattttggcACCCTCTCGTGGCACCTCGGGCTGGTATCTTCCCATTTCGCCTTCCCAGCAACATCATCGAGCCACACAAGAGGGAAGCTGAGCCCCAAGTATCAGCTGCGAATGGCCAAAGATCGGACCTGGGCACCCAGGAAGCCAAAGACTTCTTCGCCTGGCTTCTGAAAGCCAAGAAAAATCAGAGGTGAGATGGGAGAATAGAAAGTCTGGTCGCAGGGAGGGATGAGGTGTCCAAGTGTTTAACTTTTGAAGGAATGTTTTGGGGCAGGATGGTAACAATGTCAGGAAAATGAGAGGATTTtggtttcaaaaggaaatttcaTGTTTTGCAATTCTGTCTCATGAGTGAGGAAAAGAACACAGTGCAAAAAAAGCCtctctaatttaaaaatatctcacaaaatacaaattaaaaaaagatatagaCGATTGGGGTCgtcttttgttttgcaaatgtcaGCACAGCCTCATCAAAACTCAGCGCTTTGAGAAGGTCAAAGCACGGGCTTTTGACAGGGCTGAAGCGCTCCTTCAACATCCTCACACCACCGTAACGGGGAAGTCAAGACGAAGTGCTCTGACCTAATCAAAACAAAGCCCTCCCAAAAGAAAACTCTCCAGTGAAAACTGAGATGAAATTGATACATTTCTGCCAAACATTTTGATTTGATCAAATCAACCCATagggaaaaaaccaaaccccactcGGTCACACTCTCAGCACATGGaccagttaattttttttaaaaaaagaaacaaaacggTTCTTTCCTCATATCACTGCTACAAGCTTTATGAAAAGCCTGTCATCTGGATGTGAAACCACGCAGGAGAGACGCCTGCCTCACCCAGGAGGAATTTCCCAGTTTGTTTCTGATCTGAGCATCCCCAGTAAAGGatacaggtatttttttaagatgtaatCATCTTAAAACCACCACGATCACGGTAACGGTGGCGATACGAGCTCGCTCGGAGCAGGTACCTCTGGGCAAGGTAACGGAGCCCATATGGAGCGCTCCGCTGCCGCAGCTCGTGCCTGCGTTCCCCAGCCATCTGGCTCAGAGCTCGCTCGTGCATCTCCGCGCTGCGCCGCTTTGTGCTGTGTCAGCAGATCCACAGCCTGTCAATAGCCCGCTTCACCTCCCCCCAATCTTAGCTTCTGTCACAAATGttcaaaaagcaaattagaCGCAcgagtaaaaagaaaaatctgttctcaggcactttctatatttaaaaaaacaacaaacccaccAACAAATGAGTGAGGgatacatttcctttctttaacaTGAAGGGGATTGTACAAAACCGAACAGGTTGCTGCTGCTCAGTCCTAAAATGGtggcaagaaggaaaaaaagcacttacCGCACACTGCCCGCATCCTTCAGGCACAATCCTAGTGtcttctggcaaaaaaaattgaatttttaacTACAGGGAGTCACGGGACAGTCACCCAGAACAAGAATCTGGGGGCATTTGTTGTGTTTTACAGCCTTTGCATGAAAACTGGTTTAGAAACCAGGGTGTGGGTGATGACCCGGGGTGGGGGAAATGAGCACAGTTATGGTTCACAGAGGTGTCTCAGGCCAAGCACTCGGAAAATCAGACACTGAGAATTGCTAGTCGGACTGAAAATACCGAATCAAAGAAACGAGGGCTTTGAGGGATCTCGGGAGGTCATTTAGTCTGACCTCTGCTCCAAGGCAGGATCAATGCACCCTAAACTGCtcctgacagatgtttgtctaACCTGTTCTGGGGGGGtggaagggggggaaggggaaaccTTTGATGCTGAGATTAATCAGCTCGATTAGCTtcgtttttaaaaaaattgttttctagtGTCTCACTTAATCTCCttaattgcaaataaaaaatgcGACTTGCAGGGGAAAGTCCTTCTTGGAAACAAAGACTTTCCTTTGTGAGTTTGGAGCGTAGCTGCCGCTTCACCCACGCTCTGCCTTTGTTTTGATGCCTGCTGGGTCTAAGAGGAGGTGGGGTGCAAGGGGGTCACCGGAACGTTCCTTCTCATCCCCCCAAGCCTCACAGACATGTTCACATGCCAAGATCAAGGCACTGTTGCGTGCAAGGAGCTCACCACGTCAAAAAGAGGTTAAAGCTCTTTGTGGGTTTATCTGAGTCAAAGATATTAgaagacaaggaaaataaaatatccctGTGACCTTGAGGGACTGGGATACGAGGCTGTTACACGCTGCATCTGCATCGTTGCCTCTCCTCTGTCTTCATGGCGTGGCACATTTCTTGCAGTTTTACTTCTCCAGAAGGTTCAGAAGGTTTGAAGGATGTTTTGAACCAGGAGTTTCTGACATGGCTGATGTCAACTGATCTCTGCAGACCAACGTGAGTGGCTCTTCTACCTGTTCCTGTTGTTACAAGCAACCCCACAGATCCTTTCCCAGCCCTTGTCCCCGAAGTGACTTGCTGCAGTGCTCAATCCATAAATTTAGGATTTCTTGAGATAACCAGGTGCTTACATGGCACAGCTCAGCTGAACCTGACTGGAGAGTTAAGAGCTCTGGCCAGAGTTTGGTTCTGCAAAAGTATCTTCACACCATTGATGCAACAAAGGTTTGGGGGAAGACAAATTTCAAAAACTTACTGTCTAGAGAAGGGAGGTTAGTAAATGCTCTTCCcctttttaatgagaaaaggaGGTGTTCATCAGAGCACTtacaggaaatactttttctgtgCATTGTCCACTGCTGTGAAAGGCATCCAGAGAGAAACACAAGAAATCAGGATGCAAAAGGTGCAGGGGAGGGCCCCGAGGAGGCTCAAGGGAATGGTGAGCCCATCCTATGCTTAGCTGAGGAAAATGAAGGCTGAGAGACAAAGTCATCATCTATAAAAAAGCAGAGTGAGAGAAGGGCTGTTTATGCTAATGGCAAAAGTtggcagaagaacaaaaagggaTGAACTGGCCATGAATAAAATGTAGGTTGGAAATAAgaggcagctctgtgctgcagacAATTCCATGCAGCTCGGTCAGACAATGTGAACAGGGTGGCCAGCCAGCAGGCCAGAGACAACAAATGGCTCTTGAGCTCCTACCCAGCCTTGCCTGTGGAGAAACGCTTGTTTGTGTCTCTCTCCTCTAACCAGTTGCTGATTTTTCTCAAAACTTGTAGTACTTACTATCAGATACTAACTTTGACACACGTCTTGCTATCAAAATGGATTTTCAAGGTATCAGAGGAGGCTGGAGGGTAGAGAAGGCAGTAACTGATGCCTTGTTTCCTATAGGAACCAAATGAAAATGGGTTAAGCGCAGTTCCACAGGAATTTATGCTTTTCTCTCCCACTTCTGCTCCGTTAGGACTGCGTAACTCCAGGATCTTCCCGAGGAGCTCCCTCTTCACCCTACCAAGACACACGAGAAGGAGGAAGATGTCTTATATTCACCCTGTTCTGTGCATATTGTCTGTTTGGCTAATGCAAGCAATAAAGAGTTTAGTCTGAAGCTGAAATAAGATTCAGATAAGACCTGATTTGAGGATGAACTATAAAATATTACTaaattgctaaaaaaaaattgtgtcttTCCAGACAAGGCTCACAAGAGTCACAACACACCTTGCGTCAGTGGCTGACTGAACCCCAACATGGAACGATCCCGCTCACGGGTTTTCAGGCGTTTAGGACCAGCCATGGGGCGATGACTTAAAGACTGGTGTTGGCAGCAGCCGTGGGTGGTGGAGTCCAGCTCGGGCTGCGGAGAAACAAACCCCAGCCGAggcccagccctgcagacacccgGCCAGCAGCCAGCCTGCCCTCCCACAGGAGCCCTGGGCTACCTCCTCCCTCCTGACCCCCCAACACTGGGGGTCCCCTGCACCCCATGGAGGACACCCTCCCACAGAGGGGAGCCCACCCTACAAAGAGGGACTTGCCTCCATCTGGGGGGGGGTCACCCTTACCCAAAgcggtgtccccccccccaaccctggGGGAGACTCCAACCCCCTCCAGTGGGGGTTACCCCCCCCCGGGAGGGACCTCCTCCCACCGAGGGGACCCAACCCCCCCAGACAGGGCCTCTCCCTCACCCCGAGGGTCCCAACCCCCAGCAGGGTCCCACCCCCTCGTACACACAAGGACCCCCCGCGCCGTCTGAGGCCACCACAACCCCGCAGACCCTCGCGGGGGTGACCCGGGTGGGTCCCATCACCCCGGAGGgaagccccgccccctgccATGCGTCACGCCGCCCGTCGCGGGGAGATGACGTCAGGCGacgcgcggcgggcggcggcgccgggaTGCACCGGCGAGGGGTGGGCGCGGGCGCGATCGCCAAGAAGAAGCTCGCGGAGGTGAGGGGCGCCGGGACCCCGCTGGGGACGGGGGGTGCCAGACCCGTGGGCGACGGGCCCGGCCCGTGGGGGGGTGTCAGGCCCGTGGAAGGGGCACCGGGACCCACCGGGCCCGTGGGGGGAGGTACCGGGCCCGCATGAGGGGTGCCGGTACCCCATGGCGGAGATTGGCAGGCCCCGGAAGGGTGCCAGACCCCACCGGTCTCGGGTGGGGAGCTGCCAGGGTCCACCGGGCCTGTTGGGGGGGGGTTCCCAGCGGGGTGTGGGGCCATCCCCGTCCTCACATCTGCCGgcgccagccccgctcccagcccAGGGTGCCCCGAGCTTCCTGGCAGCCTCCCCGCTTGCCCAGGGCACCGGGTCCTCGTGGTTCATCCCTCTTTAAGGAGCATTCCCCTCGTCCGGTTTTGGTCTCTGGTTCGCCTGCCCTCCAGCACTGTCTCCATCATCCCGTTCTCCTCCCTCAGGCGAAGTACAAGGAGCGAGGGACGGTCCTGGCCGAAGACCAGCTGGCCCAGGTGGGAGACCCACCCCTGCCCTGTTTGCTCTGCCTCCCTTCTCAGTACCTCCGCAACATCTCATTTCTGTAGAACTGCTTCTGCCCCATGTACATCGCAGAACAACTGCTGCCCCCGTCCTGAGCCTGGCTCTTGGTTCAGAACAGCCCTTTGCCTTATCTCCACTGATACTGGTTTGTATTCAGTGTTAAAAGTGTATGTGTGCAGAACTCTGATTCCATCGAGCGATTTTTatcttgtttccttcctttaagACCACTGGGTAGGCAGCACTTCAGGGACCTGAGTGTTTCGTGAGGGCTCTGCTCACTTAGTGCCTGTTGGGGCtgtgtttacagaaaaaaatgaattaaataagTGTTAAGACAGAAACGCCTCTCTGCAATTCTCTTTTAGATGTCTAAGCAGCTGGACATGTTTAAGACCAACTTAGAAGAGTTTGCCAGCAAACACAAGCAAGAGATCCGGAAAAACCCCGAGTTCCGGGTCCAGTTCCAGGATATGTGTGCCACGATCGGAGTGGATCCTTTGGCATGTGAGGAACAGGCACCGGGGTTAACAACGAAGGATTCCTCTCGCTGTTCTCGTACTGTGAACAGCTCGCAGTGAAGCTGAAGTTTCCTTGAGGAAAGCTGATGGTGTTTTGATTCTTGGGGCTGGTGACTTGGTGTGATGTACTTTTGGGTGGGGGAAAACAGGTGGAGGTGACCAACCTGGAGACTCTTCATTGACAGATCTGAGTCCTCAGCGAGGTTTGCGAGCAGTCTGCTTCGCACCAGTAGTTGTTAAGGAAGGATGTTTTTGCCCATGGTCCAATCACTTCCCTTTCTCACTTCACAGCCGGTAAAGGATTCTGGTCAGAGATGCTGGGAGTTGGAGACTTTTACTATGAACTGGGTGTGCAGATCATTGAAGTTTGCCTggcactgaaacacaggaatgGAGGTGAGGATCTGACCGTGTCTGGTTCCTAGGAGGTAACAGTGGGAGCATACCTTTTCCCTGTCGAAAACGAGTCGCGTGGCTCAGTGGAGTGTTCCTTACTAGATTTCACAAATTACTGAGATGGCAGCTTTGTCTTCACTGTCCCCAAAAagccttgttttgtttctacagTATGTTGCAGCTACATCCGTGGTAATCACTCGCCTTCATTGATTTCTACAGAAATCAACCAGCTCTGCCCTGATAGTTAACAAAACTATAACTCAGTGTCACGGGGAAGGAGTAGGGATTGATGACAATCGTGAAGGAGGATGAAATTGATAAGTTACTGCTTTGAGCCTGGCAGTAAGATTGTCTCTGAAGGATCACAGCAATATCCAGAAGAGTTGGAATACCAGTGATAAGTGCCTAATGAAAAGAGAGTAGATGTTCTTCACTCCAAAAGGGCAATTTGAAACCAGGAATGGGCTACAGCAAAGCCAGTTGAAACTTGAGTCCAATACATTTgtgggagaaggcagcagctgacTGCTGTATGTTTGTTCTGGGAACAGAAGTAACTCGGTGCTTATCTCACCCAGGGCTTGATACTGCAAACAATCAACTGCCGCTTGTAAAAGGGGAGGCAGGGGTGAGCCAGTGGCAAACGCACAAAGAACCCTGGACTGCTcttgctgctgtatttttcttgctgtgcaGTTAATGCTTTCCTGTCCCTTTTGTTGACTCCTAGGTCTGATCACACTGGAAGAACTTCATCAGCAAGtgctgaagggaagggggaagttTGCTCAGGATGTCAGCCAGTGAGTGTCCGTGTCTTACAGGAAATGGGAATCAAGTAGcatttggggaagaaaagggagtgACTGATCTCAGCAGCACTTGAAGGTGCTGCTGTTAATTGGACTCCAAATTTAACTTCTGGCAATGGGGCCACTTACACGTGATCCACAATTAATGACTTCAccatttcagaaagcagcagtgtgCTTTCCCTGGGAGCCCTAAGGCACAAAGGACTGTTGCCTTGAGCTGGAGACCATTAGTCCCCTGCCAATCCAGCTCTCTTACTGCTACAGTCTGCTGAAGCTGCTGTGGTCTCCTGAGCTGTAAGGCAGGGGCTGATAGGTGTCATTACAGCAGCAGATTTTAGGGCACAACTCACCCTGATCACTAATTGGGGCTGAATCTTAAAGTTTAACACTTGCAGCTCAGGAGCTACAAGTGTGTCTCTAATGCAAGTCTGCAGTTCTGAGGGGGACACAGATATGCAAACTCATTCTGAATTGCtttataaaaattcttttcagcTGTTGATCACCTAAAATTGCAGCAAGCTCGTAGGAGCTGTTGTTGCTCATAGCTTCTGCATGTCAAGTCTTCCTCATTTACAGAACATAGCCTGCAGTTTGAGAGAGGCTCTTGCTTTAAAGCCTTGCATTGAACTCTGCTTCGCAGGGATGATCTCCTTCGTGCAATCAAGAAACTGAAGGTCTTGGGGAATGGCTTTGGGATTATCCCTGTTGGTGGAACGTATCTGATCCAGTCTGTCCCAGCTGAACTGAACATGGATCACACCGTCGTCTTGCAGCTGGCAGAGGTATTGAGCCAGGAGACTTTAAAATACAACCAGCTTGAAAGAATCTTATCGTCTCTGTGACAGGGAACTGTGATTAGACCAGGCCTGTAGGTGAAACTGTCCACACTCATCTAAACTATGGACTGAAGTCTTGACCATAAgcacacagtatttttcttctcatttcagaaaaagggCTATGTAACAGTCAGTGAGATCAGGTCCAGCCTGAAGTGGGAGACAGAACGTGCAAAGCAAGTGCTGGTATGTACGAAGGTCTCTTGTGCACAGTGGAGTTCAGTGATGGTGTAGGGTGACTGCTTCTGCAGCAGACGCTTTGCTGGGGCTGGGTTAGCACAGCATGCCCAGGGGCTCCTACACTAGCTGGTAGACCAAAGGCAGAACACAATGCATAAACGTAGACTGAGGAAAGCAGCATCTCAGAAGCTGCAGATATTCCTGCGGCTTCACTGACCTCCATTAAAACTTGAACCTTGTTAGCTCAGGTCCTGCGTAAATGTGCATGGTGGGCATGACTGGATGGTTGAACTACATTTCTCCCAGTCAAGTTGAGTAAAAAT is drawn from Nyctibius grandis isolate bNycGra1 chromosome 26, bNycGra1.pri, whole genome shotgun sequence and contains these coding sequences:
- the GIP gene encoding gastric inhibitory polypeptide; the encoded protein is MMSFKVLSLLLASLGFVLMEENVSGVSVRIPSARPVQRRYSEATLASDYSRTVDNMLKKNFVEWLLARREKKSDNIIEPHKREAEPQVSAANGQRSDLGTQEAKDFFAWLLKAKKNQSFTSPEGSEGLKDVLNQEFLTWLMSTDLCRPT
- the SNF8 gene encoding vacuolar-sorting protein SNF8, with product MHRRGVGAGAIAKKKLAEAKYKERGTVLAEDQLAQMSKQLDMFKTNLEEFASKHKQEIRKNPEFRVQFQDMCATIGVDPLASGKGFWSEMLGVGDFYYELGVQIIEVCLALKHRNGGLITLEELHQQVLKGRGKFAQDVSQDDLLRAIKKLKVLGNGFGIIPVGGTYLIQSVPAELNMDHTVVLQLAEKKGYVTVSEIRSSLKWETERAKQVLEHLLKEGMAWLDTQAAGEPQYWLPALFTELYSQEITPEEAKEAIP